A stretch of the Myxosarcina sp. GI1 genome encodes the following:
- a CDS encoding lipopolysaccharide assembly protein LapB, whose amino-acid sequence MFTTIASSNNLHPLEVTQPDPLLPPASSDRPLSDFEISRIEREIERIDRQAKARLATGNVEGAFTLWYRELRLQRAVGNLAEVSALGRIGSIAWQQNRGFDLRAMSKRLTEIHTAAAAKNNLTTALLQELGTAYRKIRYLDRAIDIYRQMVERVGATEDLKSEREYLEILGTLYLDLFNYAEAAKVYEELLAKFNSKRSPDLADNEAVYLNKLATIYDRNKQLNRAIAVKKRLAEKYTREQNIKELAAIELDIARDYKELNSPKKAINYYRQAYSLAANTQQLALATEALSALALLYQQQEQINKAIATYQQQIKLQQQAYDYYGWMETCDRLGKIYRDLNDYDRAKFFYQQGLKLALSLNYRVNYFTNQIEQIKR is encoded by the coding sequence GTGTTTACTACCATCGCCAGCAGTAATAATCTTCACCCTTTAGAAGTTACTCAACCAGATCCTTTATTACCGCCAGCTTCAAGCGATCGCCCCCTGTCTGACTTTGAAATCAGTCGGATCGAACGCGAAATAGAAAGAATCGATCGACAAGCTAAAGCTCGATTAGCGACAGGAAACGTCGAAGGGGCATTTACTCTTTGGTATAGAGAGTTAAGATTACAGCGAGCAGTTGGTAACTTAGCCGAGGTATCTGCTTTAGGTAGAATTGGCAGTATCGCCTGGCAACAAAATCGCGGTTTCGATCTTAGAGCGATGTCCAAAAGATTGACAGAAATTCACACTGCTGCCGCTGCCAAAAATAATCTTACAACCGCACTTTTGCAGGAGTTAGGTACAGCCTATCGAAAAATTCGCTATCTCGATCGCGCTATCGATATCTATCGGCAAATGGTCGAGCGTGTCGGAGCGACAGAAGATTTAAAATCGGAACGAGAGTATTTAGAGATTTTAGGCACACTCTATTTAGATTTATTTAATTATGCTGAAGCTGCCAAAGTATATGAAGAATTGTTAGCCAAATTTAACTCTAAGCGTTCTCCCGATCTTGCCGACAACGAAGCTGTTTATCTAAATAAACTAGCGACAATTTACGATCGTAATAAGCAACTCAATAGAGCGATCGCTGTTAAAAAGCGTCTGGCAGAAAAATACACACGGGAACAAAACATCAAAGAACTTGCCGCGATCGAGCTAGACATCGCCAGAGACTACAAAGAATTAAATAGCCCAAAAAAAGCGATAAATTATTATCGTCAAGCATATAGTTTGGCTGCCAATACACAGCAGTTGGCTCTAGCTACAGAAGCACTGTCAGCATTAGCTTTACTCTATCAACAGCAAGAGCAAATAAACAAAGCGATCGCTACTTATCAACAACAAATTAAACTCCAACAGCAAGCTTACGATTATTATGGCTGGATGGAGACTTGCGATCGCCTGGGCAAGATCTATCGAGATTTAAATGACTACGACCGAGCTAAATTTTTTTATCAGCAAGGTTTGAAATTAGCTTTATCTCTAAACTATCGCGTCAATTATTTTACTAACCAGATAGAACAAATAAAAAGATAA
- a CDS encoding esterase-like activity of phytase family protein, which produces MSDRQLQLSRKILSTSHQATVICLNKNYLSTIFFPKETFNKIERKLFFLLKSFATVLIGLVLCFSLTGCTPPKRLAASERIFTDLSLEFLDKYELPKTIYEDTPVGGLSAIAYDRNLGLFYAISDDRSQRAPARFYTLKLDLKSDNNTGIKINSLEVKNVTFLRDANGNTYAQGTIDAEGIGLSPRKTVFVSSEGDPKLNVAPFIAEFDLETGTKKLDATIPQRYLPDSSGTEPKGIQENLAFESLTLSQSGLLSDDPFRLFVATESALTQDKADSADVETRIRFLHYSIDSFSKPVLLAEHLYLLEPAPPEVIANGLTELVALDLEGKFLSLERTFGFTGVGAKIFQVVVGDATDITNVASLKGQLGQIKPLKKKLLFDLSELGIYLDNLEGMTLGPRLPDGSQSLLLVSDDNFNEEQITQFLLFRLVNGS; this is translated from the coding sequence GTGAGCGATCGCCAACTGCAATTATCTAGAAAAATTCTATCTACAAGCCATCAGGCAACAGTAATCTGCCTTAATAAAAATTATCTCTCAACTATATTTTTCCCAAAAGAGACTTTCAATAAAATCGAGCGAAAATTGTTTTTCTTGCTTAAAAGCTTTGCTACTGTGCTGATTGGTTTGGTTTTATGCTTTTCTCTAACGGGCTGTACTCCACCAAAACGATTGGCAGCATCAGAGAGAATTTTTACCGATTTATCATTAGAATTTCTCGATAAGTACGAACTCCCCAAAACTATTTATGAAGATACGCCAGTCGGAGGTCTTTCGGCGATTGCTTACGACCGCAATTTGGGTTTGTTCTATGCTATTTCAGACGATCGCAGCCAACGCGCTCCCGCTCGTTTTTATACTTTAAAACTAGATTTAAAATCGGATAACAATACGGGAATTAAAATAAATAGCTTAGAAGTCAAAAACGTAACTTTTCTACGTGACGCAAACGGCAACACTTATGCTCAAGGTACTATTGATGCTGAAGGCATCGGTCTGTCTCCTAGAAAAACGGTATTTGTTAGTAGTGAAGGAGATCCCAAGTTAAATGTCGCTCCTTTTATCGCCGAATTTGACCTTGAAACAGGTACAAAAAAATTAGACGCAACTATTCCCCAACGTTATTTACCAGATAGCAGTGGGACTGAACCAAAAGGAATACAAGAAAATCTAGCTTTTGAATCTTTGACTTTAAGCCAAAGCGGTTTATTATCGGACGATCCTTTTCGTCTGTTTGTAGCTACGGAGTCAGCATTAACTCAAGATAAAGCTGATTCTGCCGATGTCGAGACGAGAATTCGTTTTCTGCACTACTCTATCGATTCGTTTAGCAAGCCCGTACTTTTAGCCGAACATCTTTATTTGTTAGAACCAGCACCTCCAGAGGTAATTGCTAACGGACTAACCGAACTAGTAGCTTTAGATTTAGAAGGAAAATTTCTTAGTTTGGAAAGAACTTTTGGCTTTACTGGAGTAGGAGCAAAAATTTTTCAGGTAGTTGTAGGTGACGCTACTGATATTACTAATGTAGCTAGTCTCAAAGGACAACTAGGACAAATCAAACCATTAAAAAAGAAATTACTGTTCGATCTTAGTGAATTAGGTATTTATCTAGATAATCTCGAAGGAATGACATTAGGTCCGCGCTTACCAGATGGCAGTCAAAGTTTATTATTAGTAAGCGATGACAATTTTAATGAAGAACAAATAACCCAATTTTTGCTATTTCGTCTAGTTAATGGATCGTAG
- a CDS encoding chromophore lyase CpcT/CpeT, whose translation MTHSQDITTLVRWMAADFSNQEQAYANPPFYAHIRVCMRPLPDDLLDGKSLFLEQAYDFALHLPYRLRVLKFSLVEDRIQLENYKVKDAEKFYGASRDRQKLQNLTADVIEKMQGCDMDVDWTGNSFKGEIQPGKNCMVERNGRMTYLVNSFEVTPEKLISLDRGRDPETDELVWGSVAGAFHFQPIQSFADEVTSD comes from the coding sequence ATGACACATTCTCAAGATATAACTACCTTAGTACGCTGGATGGCAGCAGACTTTAGCAATCAAGAACAGGCTTACGCCAATCCTCCATTTTATGCTCATATTCGCGTTTGTATGCGCCCCCTTCCAGACGATTTACTAGACGGCAAAAGTTTGTTTTTAGAACAGGCTTATGATTTTGCCCTCCATCTCCCCTACCGACTGCGAGTATTAAAGTTTAGTTTGGTAGAAGACCGCATCCAACTAGAAAACTATAAAGTTAAGGACGCAGAAAAATTTTATGGTGCCTCGCGCGATCGCCAAAAGCTGCAAAATCTCACTGCCGACGTAATTGAAAAAATGCAGGGCTGCGATATGGATGTGGACTGGACTGGCAACAGCTTTAAAGGAGAAATCCAGCCAGGAAAAAACTGTATGGTCGAACGTAATGGCAGAATGACTTATTTAGTTAATAGCTTTGAAGTTACTCCAGAAAAGTTAATTAGTTTAGATCGCGGACGCGACCCTGAAACAGACGAACTAGTATGGGGTTCGGTGGCAGGTGCTTTTCACTTTCAACCTATCCAAAGTTTTGCCGATGAGGTTACTTCGGACTAG
- a CDS encoding class I SAM-dependent methyltransferase, with the protein MKKYFIAISLTLSVVLLVLINFTYTPVASAQDNNTNSYYREKAIHNPDGIGKFYLGREIAKVMGHQAKDWLERPSREREERPQQTVAELELKPDDIVADLGAGTGYFSFRIAREIPQGKVYAVDVQPEMLDALNDSKAANKIENVEAVLGEVDDPNLPQDSIDLAFMVDAYHEFEYPREMMKGLVKALKPQGRVVLVEYRQENPFVLIKPLHKMSEKQVKKEMKAVGLQWQQTKEFLPEQHFLVFNKS; encoded by the coding sequence ATGAAAAAATATTTTATTGCGATTTCTCTCACCCTATCTGTAGTCTTATTAGTTTTAATTAACTTTACCTATACGCCAGTTGCTTCAGCCCAAGATAATAATACTAACTCTTACTACCGAGAAAAAGCCATTCATAACCCCGATGGTATTGGTAAATTTTATCTTGGTCGAGAAATTGCTAAAGTTATGGGACATCAGGCAAAGGACTGGTTGGAAAGACCGAGTCGAGAAAGAGAAGAAAGACCCCAGCAAACGGTAGCCGAATTAGAATTGAAACCTGATGATATAGTTGCCGATCTCGGTGCGGGAACGGGTTACTTTAGCTTTCGTATCGCTAGAGAAATACCCCAGGGTAAAGTTTATGCTGTCGATGTTCAGCCTGAAATGCTCGACGCGCTTAATGATTCTAAAGCAGCAAATAAGATTGAAAATGTTGAAGCGGTTTTAGGAGAGGTAGACGATCCTAACTTACCCCAAGACAGTATTGACCTGGCTTTTATGGTAGATGCCTATCATGAATTTGAATACCCTAGAGAAATGATGAAAGGGCTGGTTAAAGCACTCAAACCTCAAGGTAGAGTAGTTTTGGTAGAATACCGCCAAGAAAACCCCTTTGTTCTCATCAAACCCCTGCATAAGATGAGCGAAAAACAAGTCAAAAAAGAAATGAAAGCTGTCGGTTTGCAATGGCAACAAACCAAAGAATTTTTGCCCGAACAGCATTTTTTGGTATTTAACAAATCTTAG
- a CDS encoding glyoxalase-like domain protein — translation MTSYLGAFLPPIAFDSLFSTQGIMVMLLVAYAGAMWMFLTSAPKVYTVMVSDLRGAQEFYEGLLSLPAADVPLHYYYNYEQAMGAGGLDPLYMSTTAGSTSPVGSDGLWYQLKKNTQLHVISGASTGYKERQRHVCFDRDCLEDLLLKIQSRRLKYKIRRDRPLNFLVKDIDNRTIEIAEVSN, via the coding sequence ATGACTAGTTATTTAGGTGCATTCTTACCCCCAATAGCTTTTGATAGCTTATTTTCGACACAAGGTATCATGGTGATGCTGTTGGTAGCTTATGCAGGGGCGATGTGGATGTTTTTAACCAGTGCGCCCAAAGTTTATACAGTTATGGTTTCTGACCTGCGAGGGGCGCAAGAGTTTTATGAAGGGTTATTGAGCTTGCCTGCTGCTGATGTTCCCCTCCACTATTATTACAACTACGAGCAGGCAATGGGTGCTGGAGGACTAGACCCTTTATATATGTCTACTACCGCTGGAAGTACTAGTCCCGTCGGTAGCGATGGTCTGTGGTATCAACTCAAAAAAAATACTCAGCTTCACGTTATTTCTGGAGCGAGTACTGGCTATAAAGAGCGTCAGCGTCATGTCTGTTTCGATCGCGACTGTTTGGAAGACTTATTATTAAAAATTCAGTCTCGCCGCTTAAAATATAAAATTAGACGCGATCGCCCATTGAATTTTTTGGTTAAAGATATTGACAATCGCACTATAGAAATAGCAGAAGTTTCTAACTAA